GGAAATCAGTTGATTGAAACTGAGGATGGGATCTATTTAGTTAAAAAGGGCTGTTAACTCCCGCGGAAGTTGTTTAGATAAAAATTTCAGCTAATCTTTTCGCTTGTTGTTTACTAATCCCACGTTTACCATTAACGATTTCAGAAATAACACCGCTAGAGCCAACTCCTTCCTTCTCTAAATCAGCTTGACTAACCCCTTTTGCTTCCATCAGGGTTTTCAGAACAGAGACAGGAGTAGAGTTTTGACCAGGTGTAAAGGTTTGATTTTCGTACATCTCAATTAATACCATCCAGACATCAAAAGCCTGCTCCTCTGCTTCTGTCCGACTTTTCTTGAAGAAAAGGCTTTCCGAGATCGATAAAGCTTTGTTGTATTGTTCCTCTGTTTCAATAACAAAGGGAAGAATGCTTATTGGAATATAAGTAGTATCTGGATCAGTAGTAGGGGTCATTTTTCCCAGCCTCTTTACTATACTCAGCGTGAGTTAACCATCAAAAAACTAGTTTTTCAATAAGTTTTCAATTTGGCTTAGTAATTCTTCTACCTGAGTAGCAGTTGCTTCCTCAAGATTATCCCCTTGTTTTTGCAAACGGGTTGTTACGGACTTAGCGCGATCGCGCAACTGCTCCCAAGATTTTGGGCTGGGGGATTGTGATTGCAGACGAGCTTTAACTTCGCGTTGAATGCGCGATCGCGTCCATTGTTCTTGCAAAGCTTGATCTAATAATTCCCGTTGCGAAGCTTCGTCAGGGAGACGGGCAATCGGAAGAACCGAAGAACTCGGGAGCTTTCCTTCTCGAACTGCCGTTAGTAAAAAGTCTGGTAGCTTTAGTAAAGGGAGGCGATGTTTGCGAAAAGTCTCAGGGCTCATTCCTAGGCTATCGAAAAAGGTAAAGATTGATTCGATTTC
This genomic stretch from Cyanobacteria bacterium GSL.Bin1 harbors:
- a CDS encoding transcriptional regulator, with protein sequence MTPTTDPDTTYIPISILPFVIETEEQYNKALSISESLFFKKSRTEAEEQAFDVWMVLIEMYENQTFTPGQNSTPVSVLKTLMEAKGVSQADLEKEGVGSSGVISEIVNGKRGISKQQAKRLAEIFI